Genomic DNA from Acomys russatus chromosome 24, mAcoRus1.1, whole genome shotgun sequence:
ACACCGGACacagtggtgtgtgcttgtaatcccagcactggggaggcagaaatgggGTGACGCCTGGGGCTCACTGATCTGCCAACccagcctacttggcaagtttcAGAGCAGTGAGAGAACTGTCCCCCAAAAGATAGACAGCGACAGGAATGACAGTCATTCCACAGGCAcagaagcttgtgtgtgtgtctgcacacacttgtgcacttgtacatacatgcacacacgcacaactCACCAGAAATCACCAAAGATGTGGCAGATTCCACTTTCTCTAGACACCCATAACTTGGTCATCGGGAAGGCATGAGTGGCAAAAGGGTGCCTCAAATTTTATGTTCATCCTCCAGAAAAGAACTCATCTAGGTCTTATGATTCAAAGttcaacacaaaatataaaatgtggaTTTGAACATTCCCAGCCCAAAAGGGCTCCGTTCTCTGAACACAAGTCCACAGGGAAAGCTGGTTTTCCCTCCTCAGAGATCACACAGTCCCTCAAAGCCCCAAGACAGAGGAGTGCCTTACCTGGCTCCCACGCTGGGCACCTCTCCTGTGTCCATTCCAGTGTCTTCAGAATGAGTCTCCAAGGAAGGTGAGCTGTCTTCGCCCTGTGTCTCTGTTCCACTTGTCTCACCAACCCCCAGCTCCCTGGCTTCCAGGGGGTCTTCAGTTTCCAAACCAGGGGACAAACTGCCATTGCTTTTAGGTCCGAGCTCTAGGTCGGggcccactctccccaccccacactccctGACCTCACTTGGGGCCCCACAGAGCCTGAGGTTCCGGAGTCCCAAGTCCTGGGCCCACTCCGTCTGCCCAACTCCACGGCCCCGTGACCCTCCTGACTCCAAGTCACAGGGCACCTCCAGGTTCCGCAGACCTAGATTGTCACCCCAGTCTGCCTGACCCACCCCAAGTTCCCTGGGCTCTCCAGGGCTACAGCCTGCCTCTGGGGCCATGTTTCTCAATCCGAGACCAGGTGTCCAATCTGCCTGTCCAACTCCACGCTCTCTTGACTTAAGgaactctccagcctccacacctGACCAGTCAGgctgccccaccccactctctcTGGCCTGGATGTTCCCTCCTACTTCTCCCTGCCCTGGCAAATCTCTGCTTCTCGCCTCCACATCGGAAGTCCAGtccctttccccagctcccaTCCCCCTGGGCTCCTCAGAACCTCCAGTTCCCAAATGGCTGGTGAGATCTCCATTGTTCAAGCCCAGGCTGTCTGTCCAGCCCATTCGTCCCACAACATTCTCTCTAGCCTCGCTTGAGCCTCCAGAACTCACACAGCTAGACACTTCCAAGTTCCTGAGACCTAGCTGGTCAGTCCAGTCTACAGCCTCAGCCTTTGTCTCTCCAGGAGGCACAAAATGGCCACTTCCCATCTTCCTGGAAGGGCTGACGCAGGTAATACTCAATCTGTCGTCACCAATGATGCCAAACTGATAGCTGCTCTCAGTGCCCTCCACGCACAAGTCCCTGTTCCAGTCTTGCTGCTCGGGACTAAATGCTGACCCTGGCTGGGCTGTGACTCCAAAGCTGAACTCCCCAGGCCAGCCTCGCTGCCCTATCTGTTTGTCTTCCAAGCTGATGTTGGTAGGGCTCTGACTTCCTGCCTGCACTCTCCCCTGCAGCCCTGGGATCTCCTGGCTGGAGTCACCATCTTGCCAGTTGCCCTGGTCTTTCTGCCTAGCGGCTCCATCTGGCAGCTTGGGCGTACTAGGGCTCAACAGGCCCCCAGCGTCTCCAGCCTCCGGCTGGCCCACACCCCTGCTAGCCTCGCGAAACCTGTCTTCACCACTTGGTATCTTCTTCTCAAACTCCTCATCCTGCTGCTGAGCCTCCTCGGGGCTGAACCCGGAGCTCAGGGTTCGTGTCCCGAATCCTCTCTCCTGTGAACTGAGCCTTGAGCCGCCGCCACTGTAATCCTGTAACCAAGCACTCTTGCCAAACTCCTGGTCCTGCCGGGCTGTGGCTTGGCTGCCGTGGGTGTCAGGTAAAGAATCTCGCTTCTCGAACTCCCGGTCCTGCTCCTCAGTGTCCTGGCTGTCATAGCCACCGGAGAGGTCCCTCATCCCCAATTCTTGACTCTTCTCACCTGCATCCTGGCTGATGCTCAGGGATGTTCTCTTCCCGAACCCCCAGTCTTGAAGGCTTGCATCTCGGGCGCTGAAAGAACCCAAGGGGTCTCGCTTCCCAGACTCCTGGGCCTGGAGCTCCTTGTCACAGTTGGAGTAAGTGCCCTGGGAGTCCCTCTTGCCAAATCCCCACTCCGGTGTATCAGCCTCCAGACCTCGCGTGCCAAGCTGGGCTGGCTTTCCCGCTGCCCACTCACGGACAGGCGATTCACTGTCATCGTGGCCGCTGCTGACCACTATCGCCTCTTGGCCAAGGCTGCATCTGCTGACCCACTCCCTACTGCTGCCCTCCCCAGACCCTTGCCCACACTTGCTGATCCAGTCTCTTTTCCCAAGACCTGGGTCTCCACCAGGGCTCCGGCCTCCGACGCTGTAGTCCTGAGAAGCATCTGGAGACCAGCTCGAAGGACCAAAACTGCTGGGATGTGAGTCTGCTGCAACCCCAAATTCACTCTGCAGGTCTTTCTGGGACCAGCCAAGGAGTCCCTGGGAAAcagcagaagaaataaagaaggggggGATAAAGGGTTGGggggggacggagggagggagggagggagggagggagggagggagggaagaacgctTAGAGTTAACCGAGATGGCAGTCATTCCAAATTGAGCATGGTGGCTACCTACTGTGTCAGAGCCCCACTTTGGCAGAAgaatgctgtgtgaccttgagcaaatcACTTAACTACTCTGGGCCTAAGGATCATTCTTAGACAGGTAATTCCTATTATACGGGAGCTTTGTGGAAGGGTCAATCAAGAGCCATTTAAACAGCCTGGCACACATGGACACTCGGTTGGACAGTCCTGTGGTCATGTTTACAGCCCTTGGGCAATACCTGGCTAGTTGCCAGGAGAAATCCTGCCTGAAGGAGAGGCCTAAACactggactgggaggagggggcacACTGACACCGATGGGCACCTGACTTACAACTTAGCCTGCAAGCCCTGCGCTCTTCCAGCCCTCACAGCTCCCagcttcttctttccctctgtccaGCCTCGCCCAGGAAGACTCCACCCTCAGCTAGCTCAGGAAAAGTCAGGGCACAAGGATCCCTGCACCCCCACCCAACTTTCCCTGACTCACCCCAGAGCCAGAGGGAGGGCAGGCTTGGGTCTCAGGGCTTCGGAGCCTGCCAGCCTCGTCCCGCAGTGCCGCGTTGGCCAGTAGCCGTTCCAGGACAGACATGCTGGCTTCCCTCTCCCCAGGCCAGGccatgtgcccccccccacctccccactgaCCACCCTGGGGCTTCTGGGTAAGCCAGGTAccaggcctgggctgggctgctcCCCTAGCCAGGACCTGTCTGACGGCTCTGGCTCCTGCCTGTCCCGGCCTTGCTCCCCAGCTCCGGGAGCAGCTGCAGTCCTGGCAGCCCCGCCCAGAAGCCAATTGAGTCACCCACATCCTGGGACAGACACACCTACTGCAGGAGTCAGTGTGGTGTtaaccccttcctcctcctccctcctcctcctccttctccaaactccagagggcctgagtggggtgggggtggggggtagggggggtccTCCTTGCCTCCAGCTCCACCCCAACCTATCCAATCCAGGACTGAAAAATATGTCTCAAAAGCCACCTGGATCCTAGCCCTTAAATGCAGAGGCAGCCTGGTAGGAGAAAGGGCATAGAGCCGACAATCGTCCTGGCTTAGGCCCAGTTACCAACTCACTGGGTAACTCTGCACAAGGCACCTCTTCCTCTGGGCTTCAGCTGCTGGTCTACCAAACAGATCTTGAACTCAACGGTCTTTCCAGTTGTAAAAGCCAACACTTACAAAGCATTTATAACGAGCGCAGCCGAGCCCAGTCCGCAGTGCTTTCACATGTTCTAACACATTTAACCCTCTCACTCTCAGAGTTACAGCCTATCCCAGTCATCACCACTTTACAggcacagaaactgaggcagaaagtaTCTGGCTCGAGGTTACACCCGGGGAAAGAACTAGTAGAGTCCCCTGAGCCCAGGTGGCATACCTACACTAGCAGATGAACCCAGGCCCTCCAACTCTACCCAACTTTGCCTTGCATAATACTCCCAGCAGTAACAGGTTGACTACTTGGCAAGAGGCAAAGCTTTCTCCATTTCattggctgggaagatggctacATAAGGAAGGTGCTTGTAGCACAGGCGGCAGAGCTCAGGTTTAGTAGAGTTTGCCATGTGTCGATAATCACTgtgatggggaggcagaggcaggaggatccctagtGCTCATTGGCCGGCTAGCTTAGGTAAATGGGTGAGCTACACGTACAATGAGACCACAGGATAGTCATAAGGTAGACAGAGATGCCTGAGGTTGTTCTAgcctatgtgtatatacacataagcatgcacaccacacacacacacacacacatacatacatacacacacacacacacacacacacccctctatgAAAGGACAAAGCTTACAATTAAGGTTCACTCCCAAGACTGCTCAACTAGTGAATGCTGGTGTCAGGACTAGAATTCAAACAGCTAAACCCTAAGCACCACCCTATGCAGCTCTGCTAGCAACTACAGAGATATGAGGTGTGGGTGCACAGCTGCCTTGAACTCTATGGTGTCCATGTTCAAAGAAAGAAGCCCACCCAAAGCCTAGCCCTGATGCCCTATGCCCACAGCCACCTTACCTCGGAGCAGGAGCTCGGTGACGGCATATCCTTTAGCTCAGGTCCGGCTGCTCGCCTTGCACTGCCTGAGTTGGGTGGTGGTGACGCCAAGAGATCATCCAGCCAGCGAGAACTGCTTTCAGGGCCCGCAGGCTCAGGGGACAGCTGACAGGGTTCCTGAGCCTCTGCCTGGGGCAGGGTGGTCTCTGCCCAACCTAAGGTCACCACCTCTTCCTCAATAGGCAATGCCTGCCCAGGATCAGGTACATCAACAAAGAGGATGCAGGGTTGGTCAGGGGGTGTGGGCTGCTGCTGTCCTAGCACTGGCTCTAGCACTGGCAGGGCTGCCTCCTTGGTGGCCAAAGTAATGGGGGACTCCTGCCCCGCCAGTGGCTCCTGGTCCTCATagctctcctctgcctgcagTAAGGGTGTTCCAGATGGCCCCTCAACTGTAGAGGGAAGGCcagctggggactgagcctgactctttccttcatctctctggGCTAGGGACATGCCTGGGTCATTTCCCTGAACCCCAGAAATAGGCCTTCCTAGGCTCTCTGGAGCTGATGGGGCACCTGGTCCCAGCTGGGGCACTCCTTCTTCCCTGTCAGAGGGAGCCCAATTGCCAGCCTCAGCAGCCTCAGCGGCCTCACTGGCTTCTGTgatgggagatgggggtggggaatccAGCCGCCATACACCTAGACCCGAGGGCCTTGTGGGAAAGGTCCACTCGAATGACTGTGACAAGCTCCAGGTAGACTCCGTCCCACTTCCAAAGGGACGATCTAGAGTGGACTGGCTCCCCTGATCTTGgggcagagcagccagtgagccTCCCAGCTTCCCTTGGTCCTGGCTAGGTGGCTGAAGTACCCCTTCTGAGAACCGGCGCTGAGCCAGGCTGCTGGGCCGGGGTTCCGCGTGACCCCTGGCTGCGGCCTCCTCCCCACATGGGAACGTTAGCGTAAGATCTGGCAACTCAGTGCCCTCAATCAGGGcttgaggcaagaggaccacCGGGGGCTGTCCTGCGCTGTGGTGCCCTGAGACTGTCTCCACAGAAGAGCTGTTGGGTCTGAGGGTTTCCGGGGCTACCTCAGCAGGTAGCCCTGAGCTAGGGGAATGACAAGGATGCTCATCAGGCAAGGCTGCACTAGGGGATGCGGGAGTCACAGGGGGACAGATGGAAGCCTCAGGAGCTGCAGGACTCGGAACTTCTGAGAACTGAGACTGGCAAGGAGAACTTTGGTGGCTTGAAAGCCAGGGACACTCTGAGGCTGGGACAGAGACTTTAGCAGGGAGGACTGGGCTGGAAGAGACTCCATGCTCTGAAATGGGGTCTGGACTCGAGGTGACCCGGGTCTTGGAGACCTGCAGAGAAAGGTCAAGAGTTGTCACTCACTTCTCGGCTGGGTCCAAGCTCACAGGGGGAAGGGCTTGGGAGGTGAACTCACGTAGGGCTTCTCCACCAGGTCATCACCCCAGAAAAGGTACCCAGCTTTATTCACTTGGCAGCATTCTCACTGTCTCAGTGGCTCGATCCCCAACCCAAGGCTGACCTAAGGGTCTCCTCCAGGAGACCTACAGTTAGGGGGCAAACAACACATGCCTTatacatggaagaagaaaggaggaaatctgACCATCTGGATatacaggaagggaagggaaaggggcttGCCCCAGAGGACTGCGAGGTCATTCCAAGCCCACAGCATCTCCTAAGACCATCATCAAGTGGAGGGATAGAGTCCCATCCTCTGCTCTGCACACCTGCAGGTCTCAGTACTACCCAAGGAAGCATGGCGGCAAAGAATGATGGAAGCCATGAAAAGCGCACGGCTTCTAGTGATCCTGGTCCTGCCTCCCATAAGCCGAACGGCTCATTCCCACAGGGTCTCTTAGGGCCTCGGGTTCCCACCTGTACTCCTGTGCTGATGCCAGCATCCACCTCAGAGTTAGACTTGTGCACATGGGCCCCGggtatacaaaaataaaaattaaaaaaaaaaaaaagctgctatggttactgggagcagagagaaaagatgacatcaggaaaaggaaggaggcagaggtggcatcAGGCCCCTGTTTCTCCCATACTACACTGCTTTGCTTGGCCCCGAACAAATTATACTGACACTTGCCCCAGCTTCTGTACCCTACCACTTGAGGTCATGACCCCTAGCCACTGCCTCATCATcaggaagggggaaagaattCTACTTCTTCTCCAGTCCCTCCACCGCAACCCCTATTCTTCTTTTCAATAATCTAGTTTCCAAACATGTACCTGAATGCCCTACCCCCTGCCCCCTTGTCAGCCTCCAGAAAAACAAGTATTCCTTGAAAACAGTATCCCCAGGATCACCGAAAGCCTCGGCTTTACAATCCTAGCATCCTTTGGTTCAGTGCCCTGCATTCTTCTGAGGTCACGCGTTTAGTCCCAGTCCTCCCCAGTAACTCTATCACCACTGCCCCCAGTCTAAACTTCAAGTCCGTCACCAGCCCATCCCATTTCCTATTTGTCCTGCTAGTTCTTTTTATGTTCCCAACTTTCTCATTCTTCAACCCCTCTGGGAGGCGAGGTCAGTCACCTCACTTCCTTTTCACAGCTCCGTCTCCCTTCCTAACCCTCAGTTCCCTTTTACCACATAACAGCTGCCTTGTACACAACTCTCCACACCCTCACTCTGCCCAGTGCTGTTCTAAGCTGCTTAAATGCATCTCTCTCTGCCGGCTCCAGAACCTGGGCTGCCAGACATGGCTGGGGAAAAACACAGCAAAGACGGCCGGTCTTCCTTCAGAGTCAGCGCTGCTCTACAACTGGCACTCGCTGCACTCCGGAGCCGCAACCTACTGCACTCACATGCTCGCTCGCACACTCTCCGTTCACTCCACAGACAACATATTTCCAAGTCTCTCCTCAAACCTCCAACacctcctccccaacctctcGAAGCTGATGGCCTTGCTTCCTATTCCCTGAGAACTGCAGCTTTCCTACCCACCACCAGGAGCCTAAGGGCTCAGCTCCCTTTCTGTGACCAGGCACTGTCCTTGCTCCAGGCTAAGGTcaacccctcttctctctccagcttCACCGATTTTTCCCCCTCCCTACTGGATCACTCCCACAGTATACCAACTGCTCTACTTTCTTCTGTCTTAACAGAAAacgaaagagagaaacaaaaaaaaaaaaaatcatgctggtCCCACATCTCTCTCTAGCTACCATTTGTTTCCTTCAAAGTACTGGTTCCCTTCACCATACACACCTTGCCTGCCCCACCTCTTGTAGGCTCAACCCAATCAGGCTTTCTCCTTCACACCCTGTACCTATTTGCCAAGGTCACTGAGGACCTCCCTGCAGCTAAATCCAATTGATGCTAACCGGAGGCGGCAGCCCAACTTAAGGTCCTGGCAGCCGCTGGCACACTCCTGCAGTCCCAGAGGCTGCTTGGCTTGGCCAGGCTCTAGAGCTGTTCTCCCTGTCTCCACTGCTGTGCTTGCAGCCTCTTCCCTCCAATGTACCACCTACTCCCCTGCGGACCCAAGTCTGTCTCAGCCACTATCTCTACACTGACAACTTCCCAAGATTTCCCCTCCAACACACTCACTTCCCCTAAATGTCACACTCTAGCCAATCATCCAATTGGCATTTCCACGTGGATGTCTAAAGAGCATCGTGAACTCAACAAACTCCAAAGCAAACTCCTCATATGGCTCCCAGCTATGCTTTGGCTTTTAACATCCC
This window encodes:
- the Tnks1bp1 gene encoding LOW QUALITY PROTEIN: 182 kDa tankyrase-1-binding protein (The sequence of the model RefSeq protein was modified relative to this genomic sequence to represent the inferred CDS: deleted 1 base in 1 codon) — its product is MKVSTLRESTAMASPLPEEREEELAPVGPEPGDLRAKPPIKPKPSALPNKPALPAKPSLLVPVGPRPPRGPLAELPSARKMNMLAGPQPYGVSKRPLPFTPRPTSEAGGEVPQESGKEDAGKEDLPPLAPPARCAALGGVRKAPAPFRPSSERFAASTVEEILAKMEQPRKEIPASPDRLWGSRLTFNHDGSSRYGPRAYGVPGPREEDDKTLAKGWSQEGTAKGPAECQEEHSKTPEERSLTSSLAMNGDLAKLASSEPPTDVSKTRVTSSPDPISEHGVSSSPVLPAKVSVPASECPWLSSHQSSPCQSQFSEVPSPAAPEASICPPVTPASPSAALPDEHPCHSPSSGLPAEVAPETLRPNSSSVETVSGHHSAGQPPVVLLPQALIEGTELPDLTLTFPCGEEAAARGHAEPRPSSLAQRRFSEGVLQPPSQDQGKLGGSLAALPQDQGSQSTLDRPFGSGTESTWSLSQSFEWTFPTRPSGLGVWRLDSPPPSPITEASEAAEAAEAGNWAPSDREEGVPQLGPGAPSAPESLGRPISGVQGNDPGMSLAQRDEGKSQAQSPAGLPSTVEGPSGTPLLQAEESYEDQEPLAGQESPITLATKEAALPVLEPVLGQQQPTPPDQPCILFVDVPDPGQALPIEEEVVTLGWAETTLPQAEAQEPCQLSPEPAGPESSSRWLDDLLASPPPNSGSARRAAGPELKDMPSPSSCSEGLLGWSQKDLQSEFGVAADSHPSSFGPSSWSPDASQDYSVGGRSPGGDPGLGKRDWISKCGQGSGEGSSREWVSRCSLGQEAIVVSSGHDDSESPVREWAAGKPAQLGTRGLEADTPEWGFGKRDSQGTYSNCDKELQAQESGKRDPLGSFSARDASLQDWGFGKRTSLSISQDAGEKSQELGMRDLSGGYDSQDTEEQDREFEKRDSLPDTHGSQATARQDQEFGKSAWLQDYSGGGSRLSSQERGFGTRTLSSGFSPEEAQQQDEEFEKKIPSGEDRFREASRGVGQPEAGDAGGLLSPSTPKLPDGAARQKDQGNWQDGDSSQEIPGLQGRVQAGSQSPTNISLEDKQIGQRGWPGEFSFGVTAQPGSAFSPEQQDWNRDLCVEGTESSYQFGIIGDDRLSITCVSPSRKMGSGHFVPPGETKAEAVDWTDQLGLRNLEVSSCVSSGGSSEARENVVGRMGWTDSLGLNNGDLTSHLGTGGSEEPRGMGAGERDWTSDVEARSRDLPGQGEVGGNIQARESGVGQPDWSGVEAGEFLKSRERGVGQADWTPGLGLRNMAPEAGCSPGEPRELGVGQADWGDNLGLRNLEVPCDLESGGSRGRGVGQTEWAQDLGLRNLRLCGAPSEVRECGVGRVGPDLELGPKSNGSLSPGLETEDPLEARELGVGETSGTETQGEDSSPSLETHSEDTGMDTGEVPSVGASPSRCLARSPPSGSTVLEGTVAASSSKATSQRESVASGLRVVLEEEGATAGAGQGEPQESSGDPLPSSRPQPDGEASQGDEVDGSWSLTRGPRQEEQGSAPPPRRPPRGPLPSCPSEDFSFIEDTEILDSAMYRSRASLGRKRGHRAPAIRPGGTLGLSETADSDTRLFQDSTEPRSSRVPSSDEEVVEEPQSRRTRMSLGTKGLKVNLFPGLSPSALKAKLRSRNRSAEEGEVTESKSSQKESSVQRSKSCKVPGLGKPLTLPPKPEKSSGSEGSSPNWLQALKLKKKKI